In Streptomyces nojiriensis, one genomic interval encodes:
- a CDS encoding DUF4396 domain-containing protein, which produces MDHSAHHTSTAHDHAAHQPHAGHAGHRMGGVSWGTAAKATLHCLTGCAIGEILGMVIGTALMWSNVQTMILAIALAFVFGYSFTLFAVRKAGLDWKSAIKVALAADTVSIAVMELVDNGIIALVPGAMEAHLSDTLFWTTLLGGLAVAFVITTPVNKWMIGRGKGHAVVHAYH; this is translated from the coding sequence ATGGACCACAGCGCACACCACACCAGCACCGCCCACGACCACGCCGCGCACCAGCCGCACGCAGGTCACGCCGGGCACCGGATGGGCGGGGTGTCCTGGGGGACCGCAGCCAAGGCGACGCTGCACTGCCTGACTGGATGCGCCATCGGCGAGATCCTCGGCATGGTCATCGGCACCGCCCTGATGTGGAGCAACGTCCAGACGATGATCCTGGCGATCGCGCTGGCCTTCGTCTTCGGCTACTCCTTCACCCTGTTCGCGGTCCGCAAGGCAGGCCTCGACTGGAAGAGCGCGATCAAGGTGGCACTGGCCGCCGACACCGTCTCGATCGCGGTGATGGAACTCGTCGACAACGGCATCATCGCCCTGGTCCCCGGAGCGATGGAGGCCCACCTGTCGGACACGCTGTTTTGGACCACGCTGCTGGGCGGTCTCGCCGTGGCCTTCGTGATTACGACGCCGGTCAACAAGTGGATGATCGGCCGCGGCAAGGGTCACGCCGTCGTCCACGCCTACCACTGA